A portion of the Roseovarius sp. SCSIO 43702 genome contains these proteins:
- a CDS encoding DUF1028 domain-containing protein has translation MTFSLVARCAETGMFGVAISSSSPAVAARCSYARAGVGAVASQNVTDPTLGPMTLDLMAEGMGAADAIAQVAKRGRFIEYRQVLAVDGQGGTAIHSGPNSLGIWTDAQAENVASGGNLLDNDGVPQAIVDGFLASGGHLGDRLIAAMRAGLKAGGEAGPVHSAGMMLVDRVPWPVADLRCDWTEECPIEAIATAWDVYKPQLEAYVQRALDPTKAPSYGVPGDE, from the coding sequence ATGACGTTTTCACTTGTGGCGAGATGCGCGGAGACGGGGATGTTCGGGGTCGCGATCTCGTCCTCGTCGCCCGCGGTGGCGGCGCGCTGCTCCTACGCGCGGGCGGGCGTGGGCGCCGTCGCCTCGCAGAACGTGACCGACCCGACGCTGGGGCCGATGACGCTTGATCTGATGGCGGAAGGCATGGGCGCCGCCGACGCCATAGCGCAGGTGGCGAAACGCGGACGGTTCATCGAGTACCGGCAGGTTCTGGCCGTCGACGGGCAGGGCGGCACGGCCATTCATTCGGGGCCGAACTCGCTTGGTATCTGGACCGACGCGCAGGCCGAGAACGTCGCCTCGGGCGGCAACCTTCTGGACAATGACGGGGTGCCGCAGGCGATCGTCGACGGTTTTCTCGCTTCGGGCGGACATCTGGGCGACCGGCTGATCGCCGCGATGCGGGCGGGGCTGAAGGCGGGGGGCGAGGCCGGGCCGGTGCATTCGGCCGGCATGATGCTTGTCGACCGCGTGCCGTGGCCCGTGGCCGATCTGCGCTGCGACTGGACCGAGGAATGCCCGATCGAGGCCATCGCGACCGCCTGGGACGTCTACAAGCCACAGCTCGAAGCCTACGTCCAGCGCGCGCTCGATCCGACCAAGGCGCCATCCTACGGAGTGCCCGGCGACGAATGA
- a CDS encoding aromatic ring-hydroxylating dioxygenase subunit alpha encodes MTGLRETLQHLAALPSDRPMGMPGAFYTSQDQFEHEAATVLRRGWHCLGREDEIPEPGDYFTVQLLNEPLIAVRGDDGEIRVLANVCRHRGMPLAEGQGNVKRFVCSYHAWAYGRDGALLRAARMENAGFDPKSCRLHTHRVQLRNGFIYASLDAEAAPFEHPELDALLAPYEPERFRLVHVAEETWLTNWKCLVENFMEGYHLSVVHPQTLHGYTPTGLARKLPSGDGFTAYAANYPGGIPPRGMGAPGLSADERNRSTLFAKFPTQVASQAASLLVSLSIFPVSAGEIRVKWTMSTYGDDLDDGVIAARIKLWEDVNREDREKLERMQVALASEHAQPGPLAGEDYEGTVRDFQIWLAAQDREEVTATEPHMTPTGPKDAPLHL; translated from the coding sequence ATGACCGGACTACGCGAAACGCTTCAGCATCTTGCTGCCCTGCCGTCCGACCGCCCGATGGGCATGCCGGGCGCCTTCTATACCTCCCAGGATCAGTTCGAGCACGAGGCCGCAACCGTGCTGCGTCGCGGCTGGCACTGTCTCGGGCGCGAGGACGAGATCCCCGAGCCGGGCGATTACTTCACCGTCCAGCTCCTCAACGAGCCGCTCATCGCGGTGCGTGGCGACGATGGCGAGATCCGCGTGCTCGCCAACGTCTGCCGGCACCGCGGCATGCCGCTTGCCGAGGGTCAGGGCAACGTCAAGCGCTTCGTCTGTTCCTACCACGCCTGGGCCTATGGACGCGACGGTGCGCTCCTGCGCGCCGCGCGGATGGAGAATGCGGGCTTCGATCCCAAGTCCTGCCGCCTGCACACGCACCGCGTCCAGCTTCGCAACGGCTTCATCTACGCCAGTCTCGACGCGGAGGCCGCCCCTTTCGAGCATCCCGAGCTCGACGCGCTTCTCGCCCCCTACGAGCCCGAGCGGTTCAGGCTCGTTCACGTGGCGGAAGAGACCTGGCTCACCAACTGGAAATGCCTCGTCGAGAACTTCATGGAGGGTTATCACCTCTCGGTCGTCCACCCCCAGACACTGCACGGCTACACGCCCACCGGCCTTGCGCGGAAACTGCCCTCGGGCGACGGGTTCACCGCCTATGCCGCGAACTATCCCGGTGGCATTCCGCCACGCGGCATGGGCGCGCCGGGGCTGAGCGCGGATGAGCGCAACCGCTCGACGCTCTTCGCCAAGTTCCCCACCCAGGTCGCGAGCCAGGCGGCGAGCCTCCTGGTCTCGCTCAGCATCTTTCCCGTCTCGGCGGGCGAGATCCGCGTCAAGTGGACCATGTCGACCTATGGCGACGACCTCGACGACGGCGTCATTGCCGCGCGGATCAAGCTTTGGGAGGATGTGAACCGCGAGGATCGAGAAAAGCTCGAGCGGATGCAGGTGGCGCTCGCCTCCGAACATGCGCAGCCCGGGCCGCTCGCGGGAGAGGACTACGAAGGCACGGTCCGCGATTTCCAAATCTGGCTCGCCGCCCAGGACAGGGAGGAGGTGACCGCGACCGAGCCGCATATGACACCGACAGGACCCAAGGATGCCCCACTACACCTATGA
- a CDS encoding aldehyde dehydrogenase, giving the protein MPHYTYDDWKSRAAALSIEGRAFMDGRFVDAASGRTFQSVNPATGAVLAEVAECDEADVDRAVAAARKAFEDGRWSRMAPGDRKGILLKLADLIRENLEEMALLDSLDMGKLVQDAVTVDAPGSAHFFQWYAEAIDKLYDEVAPTGPGDLALVRRVPLGVVGAVVPWNFPLDMATWKAAAALAAGNSVVLKPAEQSPLSALRLAELAAEAGVPDGVFNVVPGYGQTAGRALGLHMDVDCLAFTGSTATGKRFMEYSGQSNLKQVWPETGGKSPNLVFADCHDLDAAADMAAFGIFFNQGEVCSANSRLYVERSIKDEFVARMIARAEATQPGDPLDPASKMGAIVDEKQTEGIMRFVDAGRKSATLVTGGERVTVNGKGCFVRPTIFDDVAHDDPLARDEIFGPVLSVIPFDTEDEAIAMANDSVYGLAASVWTDDLSRACRVSDRLMAGTVSVNTVDALSAQTPFGGMKQSGFGRDLSLHSLDKYTALKTTWIKYRT; this is encoded by the coding sequence ATGCCCCACTACACCTATGACGACTGGAAATCCCGCGCCGCCGCGCTCTCGATCGAAGGCCGCGCCTTCATGGACGGCCGGTTCGTTGACGCGGCCTCGGGGCGGACGTTCCAGAGCGTGAACCCCGCCACCGGGGCGGTGCTTGCCGAGGTGGCCGAGTGCGACGAGGCCGATGTGGATCGCGCCGTCGCCGCCGCGCGCAAGGCGTTCGAGGACGGGCGCTGGTCGCGCATGGCGCCGGGCGATCGCAAGGGCATTCTGCTGAAACTCGCCGATCTCATCCGCGAGAACCTCGAGGAGATGGCCCTTCTCGACAGTCTCGACATGGGCAAGCTGGTGCAGGACGCCGTGACCGTGGACGCCCCCGGCTCGGCGCATTTCTTCCAATGGTATGCCGAGGCCATCGACAAGCTCTACGACGAGGTGGCGCCCACCGGCCCCGGCGACCTTGCGCTCGTGCGGCGGGTGCCGCTCGGGGTGGTGGGGGCGGTGGTGCCGTGGAACTTCCCGCTCGACATGGCGACGTGGAAGGCGGCGGCGGCGCTGGCCGCGGGCAACTCGGTCGTGCTCAAGCCGGCCGAGCAATCGCCGCTCTCTGCGCTCAGGCTGGCCGAGCTTGCCGCCGAGGCGGGCGTGCCGGACGGGGTCTTCAACGTCGTGCCCGGCTACGGCCAGACGGCCGGTCGCGCGCTTGGCCTTCACATGGACGTGGATTGCCTCGCCTTCACCGGATCGACCGCGACGGGCAAGCGGTTCATGGAGTATTCCGGCCAGTCGAACCTCAAGCAGGTCTGGCCCGAAACCGGCGGCAAGAGCCCCAACCTCGTCTTCGCCGACTGCCACGACCTCGACGCGGCCGCCGACATGGCCGCCTTCGGCATCTTCTTCAACCAGGGCGAGGTCTGTTCCGCCAATTCGCGGCTCTATGTCGAACGCTCCATCAAGGACGAGTTCGTCGCCCGCATGATCGCCCGCGCCGAGGCGACGCAGCCCGGCGATCCGCTTGATCCGGCGTCGAAAATGGGCGCCATCGTGGACGAGAAACAGACCGAGGGGATCATGCGCTTCGTCGATGCGGGCCGCAAATCCGCCACCCTCGTCACCGGGGGTGAGCGCGTGACCGTGAACGGCAAGGGATGTTTCGTCCGGCCCACCATCTTCGACGACGTGGCCCATGACGACCCGCTCGCCCGTGACGAGATCTTCGGCCCGGTCCTGTCGGTCATCCCCTTCGACACCGAGGACGAGGCGATCGCCATGGCCAACGACTCGGTCTACGGCCTCGCCGCGTCGGTCTGGACCGATGACCTGAGCCGCGCCTGCCGCGTGTCGGACAGGCTGATGGCCGGCACCGTCTCGGTCAACACGGTCGATGCGCTCTCGGCCCAGACACCGTTCGGCGGGATGAAACAGTCGGGATTCGGTCGCGACCTTTCCCTGCACTCGCTCGACAAGTATACTGCGCTCAAGACGACGTGGATCAAGTATCGGACATGA
- a CDS encoding LysR family transcriptional regulator yields MPSRYTLRQLEYFVAVGEAGSIAAASEKVNVSSPSISAAISQLEQEFGIPLFVRQHAQGLALTQGGRTMLEQARTVLREAERLVQMAGDISGEVRGPLAVGCLLTFAQVVLPTIRRSFADAHPEVSIRQFELDQAAIFSTIRRAEIDVALTYNLDIPADLRFVHLAELPPYALLPEGDPLADRETVAISDLRDRPMVLLDLPFSAEYFLSVFDQHGLRPHIVERTRDMSVMRSLVANGFGYSIANIRPVHNISPDGKPLRCVPLEGKVRPMRMGLLMAQDAENSSTIRAFVEHCAGLAEEGALPGVTCDTCGT; encoded by the coding sequence TTGCCAAGCCGTTATACGCTGCGCCAGCTCGAGTATTTCGTCGCCGTGGGCGAGGCGGGCTCCATCGCCGCCGCGTCCGAGAAGGTGAACGTGTCATCCCCTTCGATCTCGGCCGCGATCTCGCAGCTCGAACAGGAATTCGGCATCCCGCTTTTCGTGCGCCAACACGCGCAGGGTCTTGCCCTGACCCAGGGCGGGCGCACCATGCTGGAACAGGCGCGCACCGTCCTGCGCGAGGCCGAGCGCCTCGTGCAGATGGCCGGCGACATCTCGGGCGAGGTGCGCGGGCCGCTCGCGGTGGGCTGCCTTCTGACCTTCGCGCAGGTGGTCTTGCCCACCATCCGCCGGAGCTTTGCCGACGCCCACCCCGAAGTCTCGATCCGCCAGTTCGAACTGGACCAGGCCGCGATCTTCAGCACGATCCGCCGGGCCGAGATCGACGTTGCGCTCACCTACAATCTCGACATCCCCGCCGACCTGCGTTTCGTCCACTTGGCCGAGCTGCCTCCCTACGCCCTCCTGCCCGAGGGCGACCCGCTCGCGGATCGTGAAACCGTTGCCATCTCCGATCTGCGCGACCGGCCCATGGTGCTTCTCGACCTGCCCTTCAGTGCCGAGTATTTCCTCTCGGTCTTCGATCAGCACGGGCTGCGTCCCCATATCGTCGAACGCACGCGCGACATGTCGGTGATGCGCAGCCTCGTGGCCAATGGCTTCGGCTATTCCATCGCCAATATCCGCCCGGTCCACAACATCTCTCCAGATGGCAAGCCGCTTCGCTGCGTGCCGCTCGAGGGGAAAGTGCGGCCCATGCGCATGGGGCTCCTGATGGCGCAGGATGCCGAGAACTCGAGCACGATCCGCGCCTTCGTCGAGCATTGCGCCGGCCTCGCCGAAGAGGGCGCGCTTCCCGGTGTCACCTGCGACACCTGCGGCACTTAG
- a CDS encoding NAD(P)-binding protein, with the protein MRDARYDILFDEVAIGPLKAKNRFYQVPHCNGGGYRDPSAAAEMRGVKAEGGWGVIFTEQCEMHHTSEITPFIELRLWEDKDIPQLRKMAGKMKAHGALAGIQLAYSGINGPNLYTKEVPLAPSALPIRTFTNDPVSARALSKSDIRDLRRWFVNAAKRCKEADFDLICLYGAHGFGIFQHFLSRATNQRDDEYGGSLENRSRFAREVVADMRDAVGDTMALTMRVSLDETIGDLGFSNAEVRDFIEMNRDLPDLWDLAHGSWEDCSGPSRFKEEAAQFELIQAIHDLTDKPIVGVGRFTSPDVMVKMVKSGTLDFIGCARPSIADPFLPKKIEEGRIDDIRECIGCNICITGDMTMSISRCTQNPTFMEEWRKGWHPERMNDKGQSSNVLVVGSGPAGLEAAWALCRRGYDVAVAEAKDVIGGRVTRERTLPGLSAWGRVVDYRDYQLSQRPNVEIYRESALDAESILEFGFENVCIATGSTWRRDGVSRQHVVPMPIAEGAKVHTPDDLMTGTIPSGKIVLFDDDHYYMGGVLAELLARNGADVTLVTPAAYVSEWTLNTLEQVAIHPRLVEAGVEIVLNRGVAEIGVDHVVTNCTYTGRTTRIDCDAVVMVASRASDDQVHRDLLARRDDWADAGIRSVKVIGDAEAPGPIAWATYAGHRYARELDEPERGDALPFRREITELASD; encoded by the coding sequence ATGCGTGATGCACGGTACGACATCCTGTTCGACGAGGTCGCGATCGGCCCGCTCAAGGCCAAGAACCGGTTCTACCAGGTGCCGCATTGCAACGGCGGGGGGTATCGCGATCCGTCCGCGGCGGCCGAGATGCGCGGCGTGAAGGCCGAGGGCGGCTGGGGCGTCATCTTCACCGAACAGTGCGAGATGCACCACACGTCCGAGATCACGCCCTTCATCGAATTGCGCCTGTGGGAGGACAAGGACATCCCCCAGCTTCGCAAGATGGCCGGCAAGATGAAGGCGCACGGCGCGCTCGCGGGCATCCAGCTTGCCTATTCCGGCATCAACGGCCCGAACCTCTACACCAAGGAGGTGCCGCTTGCCCCCTCCGCGCTGCCCATCCGCACCTTCACCAACGACCCGGTGAGTGCGCGGGCGCTGTCGAAATCCGACATCCGTGACCTGCGCCGCTGGTTCGTGAACGCCGCCAAGCGCTGCAAGGAGGCCGATTTCGACCTCATCTGCCTCTACGGGGCGCATGGTTTCGGAATCTTCCAGCACTTCCTGAGCCGCGCCACCAACCAGCGCGACGATGAATATGGCGGTAGCCTCGAAAACCGCTCGCGCTTCGCGCGCGAGGTGGTCGCCGACATGCGCGACGCGGTGGGCGACACCATGGCGCTCACCATGCGGGTGTCGCTGGACGAAACGATCGGCGATCTGGGTTTCTCCAACGCGGAAGTGCGCGATTTCATCGAGATGAATCGCGACCTGCCCGACCTCTGGGATCTCGCGCATGGTTCCTGGGAGGATTGCTCCGGCCCCTCGCGGTTCAAGGAGGAGGCGGCGCAGTTCGAGCTCATCCAGGCCATCCACGACCTGACCGACAAGCCCATCGTCGGCGTCGGCCGCTTCACCTCGCCCGACGTGATGGTGAAGATGGTGAAATCCGGCACGCTCGATTTCATCGGCTGTGCGCGGCCCTCCATCGCCGATCCCTTCCTGCCGAAGAAGATCGAGGAAGGCCGCATCGACGACATCCGCGAATGCATCGGCTGCAATATCTGCATCACCGGCGACATGACCATGTCGATCAGCCGCTGCACCCAGAATCCTACCTTCATGGAGGAATGGCGCAAGGGCTGGCACCCCGAACGGATGAACGACAAGGGCCAAAGCTCGAACGTGCTGGTCGTCGGCTCCGGCCCCGCGGGGCTCGAGGCGGCATGGGCGCTCTGCCGGCGCGGCTACGACGTGGCGGTGGCCGAGGCGAAGGACGTGATCGGCGGCCGCGTCACCCGCGAACGCACCCTGCCGGGCCTTTCCGCCTGGGGCCGCGTGGTCGATTACCGCGACTACCAGCTTTCGCAGCGCCCGAATGTCGAGATTTACCGCGAAAGCGCGCTCGACGCCGAGAGCATCCTCGAATTCGGGTTCGAAAACGTCTGCATCGCCACCGGCTCCACCTGGCGCCGAGATGGCGTTTCGCGCCAGCATGTCGTGCCCATGCCCATCGCCGAAGGCGCGAAGGTGCATACCCCGGACGACCTGATGACCGGGACCATCCCCTCGGGCAAGATCGTGCTCTTCGACGACGACCATTACTACATGGGCGGTGTCCTGGCCGAGCTTCTGGCCAGAAACGGCGCCGACGTGACCCTCGTGACCCCGGCGGCTTATGTCAGCGAATGGACCCTCAACACGCTCGAACAGGTGGCCATCCATCCGCGCCTGGTCGAGGCTGGGGTCGAGATCGTGCTCAACCGCGGCGTGGCCGAGATCGGGGTGGATCACGTCGTGACGAATTGCACCTATACCGGCCGCACCACGCGAATCGACTGCGACGCGGTGGTGATGGTCGCCTCTCGCGCCAGCGACGACCAGGTGCATCGCGACCTGCTCGCCCGCCGGGACGACTGGGCCGATGCGGGTATCCGGTCGGTGAAGGTGATCGGGGACGCCGAGGCGCCCGGTCCCATCGCCTGGGCGACCTATGCCGGCCACCGCTACGCGCGGGAATTGGACGAGCCCGAGCGCGGCGACGCGCTGCCTTTCCGGCGCGAGATCACGGAGCTTGCCTCCGACTGA
- a CDS encoding NAD(P)/FAD-dependent oxidoreductase: MPTEKTDTVVVGGGQAGLAMSEHLGKQGVDHIVLERHRIAERWRSERWDSLVANGPAWHDRFPGMKFEDIDPEAFAPKERIADYFVEYAKRIDAPIRTGVEVKRVSRIEGDQRFRVETSEDVIDARNVVAATGPFQKPAIPDVVPADAGLVQMHSTAYRNPGQLPEGAVLVVGCGSSGAQIADELARAGRDVYLSTGPHDRPPRAYRGRDFCWWLGVLGKWERTAPSPETEHVTIAVSGANGGETVDFRRMAARGVTLLGRTEGYDNGTLTFADDLQRNVANGDANYLAVLREADAYAERMGLDLPEEPEAHEIGPDPECLRNPILSLDIEKAGITSIIWATGFTLDYGWLEVDTFDERGRPVHERGISREPGVYFLGLPWQSRRGSAFIWGVWHDAKFIADQIVIQRAYSDYHEEAVKDARTPQVAE, translated from the coding sequence ATGCCGACAGAGAAGACCGATACCGTGGTGGTGGGCGGCGGCCAGGCCGGCCTCGCCATGAGCGAACACCTCGGCAAGCAGGGCGTCGATCACATCGTGCTCGAACGTCACCGCATCGCCGAGCGCTGGCGCTCCGAGCGCTGGGATTCGCTCGTCGCGAACGGTCCCGCCTGGCACGACCGTTTCCCCGGCATGAAGTTCGAGGATATCGACCCCGAGGCTTTCGCCCCGAAAGAGCGGATCGCCGACTATTTCGTCGAATATGCCAAGCGCATCGACGCCCCGATCCGCACCGGGGTCGAGGTCAAGCGCGTGAGCCGCATCGAAGGCGATCAACGGTTCCGCGTGGAAACCTCCGAGGACGTGATCGACGCGCGCAACGTCGTCGCCGCCACCGGCCCCTTCCAGAAGCCCGCGATCCCCGACGTGGTGCCTGCCGACGCCGGGCTGGTCCAGATGCACTCGACCGCCTACCGTAACCCCGGGCAATTGCCCGAGGGCGCCGTGCTGGTCGTCGGCTGCGGCTCGTCGGGCGCGCAGATCGCCGACGAACTCGCCCGCGCGGGCCGCGATGTCTATCTCTCGACGGGCCCCCACGACCGCCCCCCGCGCGCCTATCGCGGCCGCGATTTCTGCTGGTGGCTGGGTGTGCTGGGCAAGTGGGAACGGACCGCACCCTCGCCCGAGACCGAGCATGTCACCATCGCCGTCAGTGGTGCCAATGGCGGCGAGACGGTCGATTTCCGCCGCATGGCCGCCCGCGGCGTCACGCTTCTGGGCCGGACCGAAGGCTACGACAACGGCACGCTCACCTTCGCGGATGATCTTCAGCGCAACGTGGCGAACGGCGACGCCAACTACCTCGCCGTCCTGCGCGAGGCCGACGCCTATGCCGAGCGCATGGGCCTCGACCTGCCCGAGGAACCCGAAGCGCACGAGATCGGACCCGATCCCGAGTGTCTCAGGAACCCGATCCTGAGCCTCGACATCGAAAAGGCCGGGATCACCTCGATCATCTGGGCCACCGGCTTCACGCTCGACTACGGCTGGCTCGAGGTCGACACGTTCGACGAGCGCGGCCGCCCCGTCCACGAGCGCGGCATCTCGCGGGAACCGGGGGTCTATTTCCTCGGGCTCCCGTGGCAATCGCGCCGTGGCTCCGCGTTCATCTGGGGGGTCTGGCACGATGCGAAATTCATCGCCGACCAGATCGTCATCCAGCGCGCCTATAGCGACTACCACGAGGAGGCCGTGAAGGACGCGCGCACACCGCAGGTGGCCGAGTAG
- a CDS encoding tetratricopeptide repeat protein, with protein sequence MRLIALLVPLTLATAASATCPPAPDHADALDALIAEAQAAPDEAAAWGISDEMWALWADAPDEAAQELLDEAMRRREVGDYAGARKAAGRLVAYCPDYAEGYNQRAFVNFLRGDYEAALPDLERAVALSPRHIAAMTGQALTLVALDRKAEAALVLRAALELNPWLSERALLQVIEAEEKKL encoded by the coding sequence ATGAGATTGATCGCGCTCCTTGTTCCCCTGACGCTGGCCACCGCGGCGTCGGCGACCTGTCCACCCGCACCCGACCACGCCGACGCGCTTGACGCGTTGATCGCCGAGGCGCAGGCGGCCCCCGACGAGGCCGCGGCATGGGGCATCTCCGACGAGATGTGGGCGCTGTGGGCGGATGCGCCCGACGAGGCGGCGCAGGAGCTTCTGGACGAGGCGATGCGGCGGCGCGAGGTGGGCGATTATGCCGGGGCGCGGAAGGCGGCGGGACGGTTGGTCGCGTACTGCCCGGACTATGCCGAGGGATACAACCAGCGCGCCTTCGTCAACTTCCTGCGCGGCGACTACGAGGCCGCCCTGCCCGATCTCGAGCGGGCCGTGGCGCTGTCGCCCCGGCATATCGCGGCGATGACGGGCCAGGCGCTGACCCTCGTCGCGCTCGACCGCAAGGCGGAAGCGGCGCTCGTGCTGCGCGCCGCGCTGGAGCTGAACCCGTGGCTGAGCGAGCGGGCGCTTCTGCAGGTGATCGAGGCGGAAGAGAAGAAGCTCTGA
- a CDS encoding Lrp/AsnC family transcriptional regulator has product MQTDQFAFDRYDQAILRAVSADGRISITELANRIGLSKSPTQARLRRLEQAGVITGYRATVDPIRLGRDHVSFVEVRLTDTREAALSAFNAAVLRVPEIEEVHMIAANFDYLLKIRTQSMSDYRRVLAEHISTLPHVAHTSTYVAMQAVKDNAPADVI; this is encoded by the coding sequence GTGCAAACCGACCAGTTCGCATTCGACCGTTACGACCAAGCGATTCTGCGGGCTGTCTCTGCGGATGGCCGGATCAGCATCACCGAACTGGCCAACCGGATCGGCCTCTCGAAATCGCCCACGCAGGCGCGTCTTCGGCGGCTCGAGCAGGCCGGTGTGATCACCGGCTACCGCGCGACGGTCGATCCCATCCGGCTGGGCCGCGATCACGTGAGCTTCGTCGAAGTGCGCCTCACGGACACGCGCGAGGCGGCGCTCTCGGCCTTCAACGCGGCAGTGCTCAGGGTGCCCGAGATCGAGGAAGTGCACATGATCGCGGCGAATTTCGATTACCTGCTGAAAATCCGTACGCAAAGCATGAGCGATTATCGCCGTGTGCTGGCGGAGCATATCTCGACCCTGCCGCATGTGGCGCATACCTCGACCTACGTTGCGATGCAGGCGGTGAAGGACAATGCGCCCGCAGATGTGATTTGA